From the genome of Halomonas sp. I5-271120, one region includes:
- a CDS encoding GntR family transcriptional regulator: protein MSNTLKEQLYQALVQGIDRGHLEPGLVLLEGNIAAIFDMSRSPVRQTLSRLHEEGKIRRFDGRGYLVGRGGGEVIRRTLGAGDFRAAGGQASIQRTQAWQELAEKVERDLVLCSMKGRLELNELQLAKTYDVSRTTTQRILASLQSLGVVDKTKYSSWSVIPLDDERLHHLYDARRQLEPFMISRACSAISDHELDGYLFRLNEAARQYPNLEGARLDALENDLHQEALMRGGNPEIITMLRRTRPILLISKHLLGGAVEMPAEDPLFTEHRRVFEALSARLPKQAGQALDEHLANAETKVRQRLADFREAGEVVMPRYLSWVETL, encoded by the coding sequence ATGAGCAATACATTGAAAGAGCAGTTGTATCAGGCCCTTGTGCAAGGGATTGACCGGGGACATCTCGAGCCTGGGCTGGTGCTGCTGGAGGGCAATATTGCCGCTATCTTCGACATGAGCCGCTCTCCGGTGCGCCAGACCCTGAGCCGGCTTCATGAAGAGGGCAAAATCCGTCGCTTCGACGGCCGCGGCTATCTGGTCGGTCGGGGAGGCGGGGAGGTCATCCGGCGCACCCTGGGTGCCGGTGACTTCCGTGCGGCGGGTGGACAGGCATCAATCCAGCGTACGCAAGCATGGCAGGAACTAGCCGAAAAGGTCGAACGCGACCTGGTGCTTTGCTCGATGAAAGGCCGCTTGGAGCTTAACGAACTCCAACTTGCCAAGACCTACGATGTCAGCCGCACGACGACGCAACGTATCCTGGCCTCGCTGCAGTCGCTAGGGGTCGTCGACAAGACCAAGTACAGCAGCTGGAGCGTGATCCCGCTTGACGATGAGCGCCTTCATCACCTGTACGACGCTCGTCGTCAGTTGGAACCTTTCATGATTTCCCGTGCTTGCAGCGCTATATCTGACCATGAACTCGACGGCTATCTCTTTCGGCTGAATGAAGCCGCGCGGCAGTATCCGAATCTCGAGGGCGCCAGGCTCGATGCGCTCGAGAATGATCTGCACCAAGAGGCGCTGATGCGCGGCGGTAATCCGGAGATCATCACCATGCTACGCCGCACGCGGCCTATCCTCTTGATCAGCAAACACCTGCTTGGCGGTGCGGTGGAGATGCCCGCAGAGGATCCGCTTTTCACGGAGCATCGCCGGGTCTTCGAGGCGCTGAGTGCGCGCTTGCCCAAGCAGGCCGGGCAAGCGCTCGACGAGCACTTGGCGAACGCCGAGACCAAGGTGAGACAACGTCTGGCCGACTTTCGCGAGGCCGGCGAGGTGGTGATGCCGCGTTATCTAAGCTGGGTGGAAACGCTCTAG
- a CDS encoding LysR family transcriptional regulator, translating to MERLSSVSLCGWLRFKHLILLTTLAQSRNMHAAARAMHLSQPAASKMLRDLEAYFGFAIFERLPRAMQPTELGEQVIRHAWRLVNDADRLVSDINDLREGGYGQLLIGAISAAAPEILPAAIARLKRQRPRLSISLQEQTSDRLLAELEYKRLDLVIGRLTHVSQHNLFDFEPLLDEPLRVVVRHDHPLVLGAEAPDLATLSRWPWILHPLTSPMRGVFEAALAEEGVVSPNDVVETTSIQATLQLLQTSDMLAVLPRSVLRRPLESGQYVILDRVIGKPLDYYGIISRRGEPLSPAAQELIDHLRDLVGSLAEAPAVPDDVNARK from the coding sequence ATGGAAAGACTGTCATCCGTCAGTCTCTGTGGCTGGCTGCGCTTCAAGCATTTGATATTGCTGACAACGCTTGCTCAGAGTCGCAATATGCATGCGGCGGCGCGGGCGATGCACTTGAGCCAGCCGGCGGCGAGCAAGATGCTGCGCGACCTCGAGGCATACTTCGGTTTCGCCATCTTCGAGCGGCTGCCGCGGGCCATGCAGCCTACCGAACTGGGTGAGCAGGTGATTCGCCATGCCTGGCGACTGGTCAACGATGCTGATCGTCTTGTCAGTGACATCAACGACCTGCGCGAGGGGGGCTATGGACAGCTGTTGATCGGCGCGATCTCAGCGGCGGCCCCCGAGATTCTGCCGGCGGCGATTGCCCGGCTCAAACGCCAGCGGCCGCGGTTGTCGATTAGTTTGCAAGAGCAGACCAGTGACCGGCTGTTGGCGGAACTCGAGTATAAGCGGCTTGATCTGGTGATCGGCCGGCTGACGCATGTCAGTCAGCACAACCTATTCGATTTCGAGCCACTGCTCGATGAGCCTCTGCGGGTGGTGGTGCGACACGATCATCCATTGGTGCTAGGTGCTGAGGCGCCTGATCTGGCCACACTCAGCCGCTGGCCATGGATCCTGCATCCTTTGACTAGTCCGATGCGCGGCGTGTTCGAGGCGGCGCTGGCCGAGGAGGGGGTGGTCTCGCCAAACGATGTCGTCGAGACCACCTCGATCCAGGCGACCCTGCAACTGCTACAGACGTCCGACATGCTAGCGGTATTGCCACGTTCGGTACTGCGACGCCCGCTTGAAAGCGGCCAGTACGTGATACTCGACCGGGTGATTGGTAAACCTCTCGACTACTACGGCATCATCAGTCGACGCGGTGAGCCGTTGTCGCCAGCCGCACAGGAGCTCATCGACCATCTGCGCGATCTGGTCGGTAGCCTGGCCGAAGCCCCTGCTGTGCCTGACGATGTGAACGCCCGCAAATGA
- a CDS encoding UxaA family hydrolase, with protein MELINDSLAVVRLNAVDNVGVATRAIPQGFPVDASQHLAAQNIDAGHKVALAAIADGEEVIKYGQVIGVASRDIGIGEHVHTHNLAMRERDSSLTNFVPAEQTPVMANERTFDGYHRDNGQVGTRNYIGILSTVNCSATVAKMAAESLNAGGEIEALGFDGVVPVTHGSGCAMNTESDGFAFLERVIAGYARHPNFAFVLIIGLGCETNQVKQLVEKSGLADSSRLYYFNIQEAGGTRASIRLASEKVLEMAREQQRPVRRPAALEHLTVALQCGGSDGYSGISANPALGHAADLIVRHGGNVILSETPEIYGAEHLLLDRAIDKEVAIKLLERLAWWKHYTRINGAELNNNPSPGNKAGGLSTILEKSLGAVAKGGSSSLNDVLEYAQPRRRAGFNFMDSPGYDPASVTGQIASGANMVCFTTGRGSVSGFKPAPCLKLATNTRMFEAMHEDMDINCGTIVDGAASVDSVGREIFERIIAVASGQLSASETLGYGNNEFVPWMVGAVT; from the coding sequence ATGGAGCTGATCAATGATTCGCTGGCGGTGGTGAGGCTGAATGCCGTCGACAATGTCGGCGTCGCCACCCGGGCTATTCCTCAAGGGTTTCCTGTCGATGCCAGCCAGCACCTTGCCGCCCAGAACATCGACGCCGGTCACAAGGTGGCATTGGCGGCGATCGCAGACGGCGAGGAGGTCATCAAATACGGCCAGGTCATCGGTGTTGCCAGCCGCGATATCGGCATCGGCGAACACGTACACACGCACAATTTGGCGATGCGCGAGCGCGACTCTTCGTTGACGAATTTCGTTCCGGCCGAGCAGACGCCGGTGATGGCAAACGAGCGGACCTTCGACGGCTACCATCGCGACAATGGGCAGGTGGGGACACGCAACTACATCGGCATCCTGTCGACGGTGAATTGCTCGGCGACGGTGGCCAAGATGGCGGCGGAATCACTCAATGCCGGCGGAGAGATCGAGGCGCTGGGGTTCGATGGCGTTGTTCCGGTCACTCATGGATCGGGGTGTGCCATGAACACCGAATCCGACGGCTTCGCCTTCCTCGAGCGGGTGATTGCAGGGTATGCACGCCACCCAAACTTTGCCTTCGTGCTGATCATCGGCCTGGGCTGCGAGACGAACCAGGTCAAGCAGCTGGTCGAGAAGTCAGGTCTGGCAGACAGCTCGCGACTCTATTATTTCAATATCCAGGAGGCGGGGGGGACGCGGGCGAGCATCCGGCTGGCCAGCGAAAAGGTGCTGGAGATGGCTCGCGAGCAGCAGCGCCCGGTGCGGCGTCCGGCGGCGCTGGAGCATCTGACCGTGGCGCTGCAGTGCGGTGGCTCTGACGGCTATTCGGGGATTTCCGCCAACCCGGCCCTAGGCCATGCCGCGGATCTTATCGTGAGACATGGCGGTAACGTGATTCTCAGCGAGACGCCGGAGATCTACGGCGCGGAGCACCTGTTGCTTGATCGCGCCATCGATAAAGAGGTAGCGATCAAGTTGCTTGAGCGTCTTGCCTGGTGGAAGCATTACACCCGCATCAATGGGGCAGAGCTCAACAACAATCCATCGCCGGGCAACAAGGCGGGGGGACTGTCGACGATCCTCGAGAAGTCGCTGGGAGCGGTGGCCAAGGGTGGTTCGTCGAGCCTTAATGACGTACTCGAATATGCCCAGCCGCGCCGGCGGGCCGGATTCAACTTCATGGACAGCCCCGGTTACGACCCGGCATCGGTTACCGGCCAGATCGCCTCGGGGGCCAACATGGTCTGCTTCACCACCGGCCGGGGCTCGGTATCAGGCTTCAAGCCAGCGCCTTGCCTCAAGCTCGCGACCAACACTCGCATGTTCGAGGCCATGCACGAAGATATGGACATCAACTGCGGTACCATCGTCGATGGGGCGGCCAGCGTCGATAGCGTCGGTCGCGAGATTTTCGAACGCATCATAGCGGTGGCCTCCGGGCAGCTTAGTGCCAGCGAGACGCTTGGCTATGGCAACAACGAATTCGTCCCGTGGATGGTCGGTGCTGTCACCTAA
- a CDS encoding iron-containing alcohol dehydrogenase, whose amino-acid sequence MTSLINYLTRVQFGCGAIKHLAAELETLGISTPLIVTDRGLSESGLIDTILEGSALKSPPPIFDATPANPTEVAVEDALAVCQRHGCDGIVAIGGGSSLDLAKGLALLATHAPPLRQYAVIENGAERITSDVLAIVAVPTTAGTGSEVGRGALITLRDQRKLGFLSPHLIPALAICDPELTRSLPPYLTAATGMDAIAHCVETYLSPRHNPPAEAIALDGLGRAALHLRTAVANGNDMEARSEMMMAALEGAMAFQKGLGAVHSLSHALGGLQELKLHHGTLNALLLPTVIRFNAPACEVKYRRLREVLGLSADADLAAFFETLTKDLGLPTTLQELGVTPELFEQTAQWALEDHSTATNPRTASREDFRHMLEAASA is encoded by the coding sequence ATGACCTCGTTGATCAACTATCTGACCCGCGTCCAATTCGGATGCGGAGCAATCAAGCATCTGGCCGCCGAACTGGAAACTCTCGGCATTAGCACTCCGCTTATCGTCACCGATCGTGGGCTCAGCGAGAGCGGCTTGATCGACACGATTCTAGAAGGCAGCGCGCTAAAAAGTCCGCCGCCGATCTTCGACGCCACCCCGGCCAATCCCACCGAAGTCGCTGTGGAAGATGCCCTGGCGGTATGCCAGAGGCATGGCTGCGACGGTATCGTCGCCATCGGCGGCGGCTCGAGCCTCGACCTAGCCAAGGGGCTCGCGCTGCTGGCGACCCATGCTCCACCGCTGCGTCAGTATGCAGTCATCGAGAATGGTGCAGAGCGAATCACGTCTGACGTGTTGGCAATAGTGGCGGTGCCGACCACGGCAGGGACTGGAAGTGAGGTAGGCCGCGGCGCCCTGATCACCCTGCGCGACCAACGCAAATTAGGCTTCCTCTCTCCTCATCTGATTCCAGCACTGGCCATCTGTGACCCGGAACTCACCCGCTCGCTGCCGCCCTATCTCACCGCAGCCACCGGCATGGATGCCATTGCCCACTGCGTCGAGACCTATCTGAGTCCTCGCCATAATCCACCGGCCGAGGCGATCGCCCTCGACGGTCTGGGCCGCGCCGCGCTTCACCTGCGCACTGCGGTGGCCAACGGTAACGACATGGAGGCTCGAAGCGAGATGATGATGGCGGCACTGGAAGGCGCCATGGCCTTTCAGAAGGGGCTGGGAGCTGTGCACTCACTCTCCCATGCGCTAGGCGGCCTGCAGGAGTTAAAGCTTCACCACGGCACGCTCAACGCTCTGCTGCTGCCGACGGTAATACGCTTCAACGCGCCAGCCTGTGAAGTCAAATATCGACGCCTGCGGGAGGTATTGGGGCTGTCTGCCGACGCCGATCTCGCCGCGTTCTTCGAGACCCTTACCAAGGACCTGGGCCTACCGACCACCCTGCAAGAGCTAGGTGTGACGCCGGAACTCTTCGAACAGACGGCTCAGTGGGCGCTCGAGGACCATTCAACGGCGACCAACCCTCGGACAGCCAGCCGCGAGGATTTCCGGCACATGCTCGAAGCAGCCAGCGCATGA
- a CDS encoding tripartite tricarboxylate transporter permease: MDAFLQGLDLVFNWQTLLVIAASAIFGVFVGAVPGLTATMAVALLVPITFYMDSTPAIAAIVTTSAMAIFAGDIPGTYLNIPGTPASAAYVGESHLLARQGRARETLGTNLICSIFGGLFGTLVLVFVSPTLAELALNFSSYEYFWLALLGLSSSIFISIGSKTKAFLSLMIGLLLSTVGLDMMSGTPRFTFGVPDLLAGINFIPVMIGMFALNEIMGFYGSRQEGRQVPAIAKDSVFREAPRHLRRYWRNLLRGSTVGTLIGALPGAGADIAAWISYALGKSRSRNRAAYGTGNIEGIIDASSANNSGISGAWVPALVFGIPGDSITAIVIGVLYMKGMNPGPTIFMEGGGLVYALFIVFFVANLAMLPIGYLAIRCSKVFILTPRKVLMPIILCFCMVGAFAINNAITDIWIMLLVGMLAFVLARCDFPMAPAILGLVLGSTLENSFMSSMLKSGGDLLSFFSRPISASLGALVILIWLTPLLARAYRQWRPLSQDTSARSS, from the coding sequence ATGGATGCCTTCCTGCAAGGATTAGACTTGGTCTTCAATTGGCAGACATTGCTGGTCATCGCCGCCTCAGCGATATTCGGCGTCTTCGTCGGGGCAGTTCCGGGCCTCACGGCGACCATGGCCGTGGCACTGCTGGTACCTATCACCTTCTACATGGACTCGACGCCGGCGATTGCCGCCATCGTCACCACCTCGGCAATGGCGATCTTCGCCGGCGACATTCCCGGCACCTATCTCAACATTCCCGGCACCCCTGCCTCTGCAGCTTATGTAGGCGAGTCCCACCTACTGGCTCGACAAGGCCGCGCTCGCGAGACACTGGGGACCAACCTTATCTGCTCGATATTCGGAGGCCTCTTTGGCACCTTGGTGCTGGTTTTCGTGTCACCAACGCTGGCCGAATTGGCGCTCAATTTCAGCTCCTACGAGTACTTCTGGCTGGCCCTGCTAGGGCTGAGCAGCTCAATCTTCATTTCTATCGGCTCCAAGACCAAGGCGTTCCTATCGCTGATGATCGGCCTACTGCTGTCGACAGTGGGGCTGGATATGATGAGCGGCACTCCGCGCTTCACCTTCGGCGTTCCCGACCTGCTGGCCGGAATAAACTTCATTCCGGTGATGATCGGCATGTTCGCCCTCAATGAAATCATGGGGTTCTACGGCTCACGCCAAGAAGGACGCCAGGTCCCTGCCATAGCCAAGGACAGCGTATTTCGCGAGGCACCACGGCACCTGCGCCGCTACTGGCGGAATCTGCTGCGTGGCAGCACCGTCGGAACCCTGATCGGCGCTCTGCCAGGCGCAGGGGCCGATATCGCCGCCTGGATATCCTATGCCTTGGGCAAGAGCCGATCACGCAATCGGGCAGCCTACGGCACAGGCAACATCGAAGGCATCATCGATGCCAGCTCAGCCAACAACTCTGGGATCAGCGGCGCCTGGGTCCCGGCGCTGGTGTTTGGCATTCCCGGTGACTCGATCACCGCCATCGTCATCGGCGTGCTCTATATGAAGGGCATGAACCCGGGACCGACCATCTTCATGGAGGGAGGTGGTCTGGTCTATGCACTATTCATTGTCTTCTTTGTCGCCAACCTGGCCATGCTGCCGATCGGCTATCTGGCGATCCGCTGCTCGAAGGTGTTCATCTTGACACCGCGCAAGGTGCTGATGCCGATCATCCTCTGCTTCTGCATGGTCGGGGCATTCGCGATCAATAATGCCATCACCGATATCTGGATCATGCTGCTGGTCGGCATGCTGGCCTTCGTTCTCGCTCGCTGCGACTTCCCGATGGCACCAGCGATTCTCGGCCTGGTACTCGGCAGCACGCTGGAGAACAGCTTCATGAGCTCGATGCTCAAGTCCGGCGGCGACCTGCTGAGTTTCTTCTCGCGTCCGATCAGCGCCTCGCTAGGCGCGCTGGTGATCCTCATCTGGCTGACCCCACTGCTGGCCCGGGCCTACCGCCAGTGGCGCCCTCTATCTCAAGACACTTCCGCGAGGTCCTCATGA
- a CDS encoding NAD(P)-dependent oxidoreductase, with amino-acid sequence MHDDKTIGMIGTGIMGGPMAMRLARAGWRVKAWNRSREKAAALCEAGNVTLADNPVAAAEDTAAVIVMLSSGPVCNEVLLGEAGALAAMRPDSTLIVMSSIPVETARTQAEAARQCGVSYLDAPVSGGERGAIDGTLAIMAGGEAAAFEQAEPLLAELGRPVHVGPAGSGQLAKLANQMIVANSIATVSEALLLAERGGADPARVREALQGGFADSTILRVHGQRMLEGNHVPGGPAKWQLKDTQTAMELAEQLSLELPVSQLVNRLFHDLVAHGDGELDHSALIRELRRLNRLPVE; translated from the coding sequence ATGCACGATGACAAGACGATCGGGATGATCGGCACCGGCATCATGGGCGGGCCAATGGCCATGCGCCTGGCGCGGGCCGGATGGCGGGTAAAGGCCTGGAACCGCAGCCGCGAAAAGGCCGCAGCGCTGTGTGAGGCGGGCAACGTCACGCTAGCCGACAACCCGGTGGCAGCGGCCGAGGACACCGCCGCGGTGATCGTCATGCTGAGCTCCGGGCCGGTGTGCAACGAGGTATTGCTCGGCGAAGCCGGAGCCTTGGCAGCCATGCGCCCCGACAGCACGCTGATCGTGATGAGCTCGATTCCGGTCGAAACCGCCCGCACGCAGGCAGAGGCGGCACGGCAGTGCGGCGTCTCCTACCTGGATGCGCCGGTATCAGGCGGCGAGCGCGGCGCCATCGACGGCACTCTGGCGATCATGGCCGGCGGTGAGGCCGCCGCCTTCGAGCAGGCCGAACCGCTTCTCGCTGAGCTGGGGCGCCCGGTGCATGTAGGCCCCGCTGGCAGCGGCCAGCTAGCCAAGCTCGCCAACCAGATGATCGTCGCCAATAGCATCGCCACGGTCTCCGAGGCCCTGCTACTGGCCGAACGCGGCGGCGCAGACCCGGCCCGCGTCCGCGAGGCACTGCAGGGAGGTTTCGCCGACTCGACGATTCTGCGCGTCCACGGCCAGCGCATGCTCGAGGGTAATCATGTCCCGGGCGGTCCGGCAAAGTGGCAGCTCAAGGATACCCAAACCGCCATGGAGCTGGCCGAACAGCTGTCGCTGGAGCTGCCGGTCAGCCAGTTGGTCAACCGGCTATTCCACGATCTCGTCGCGCATGGAGACGGCGAACTGGACCACAGCGCGCTGATCCGCGAACTGCGACGGCTCAATCGGCTGCCGGTGGAATAG
- a CDS encoding Ldh family oxidoreductase, whose protein sequence is MKRYSSSHLTTLLSTLFEEAGASQDVAEATASILVEGDLLGHHTHGTKLAAGYLDDLRAGHASGDPTRLVIEQNSPVAALYDGHYLLGPYLVQTALEQCRQSAKEFGIGMVSLKHSHHIACLAAYLLPLVEQGLMPIIMSSDPSVASVAPFGGTAPVITPNPIAVGIPGREQPMLIDVSMSTVTNGTVNQARAAGEHLEHPVILDSQGVASDDPESFFGDPGGSILPLGGLDFGHKGFALGLMVEALTAALSGYGRKDAPQGWGAAVMVMVIDPARFGGQAAFLDETDHLVRRCLDASPGEAGKSVRLPGQAGLRKREEYRREGIPLPADVVSALHRAIAGSPRADELSLS, encoded by the coding sequence ATGAAACGTTATTCCTCTTCCCACCTCACGACCTTGCTGAGCACCCTCTTCGAAGAGGCTGGGGCCAGCCAAGACGTTGCCGAGGCCACCGCATCGATCCTAGTGGAGGGTGACCTGCTCGGCCACCACACCCATGGCACCAAGCTAGCCGCCGGCTATCTTGATGACCTGCGTGCCGGCCACGCCAGCGGCGATCCCACGCGCCTGGTCATCGAGCAGAACAGCCCGGTTGCCGCCCTCTACGATGGCCACTACCTGCTTGGCCCCTATCTGGTACAGACTGCACTGGAGCAGTGCCGCCAGTCCGCCAAGGAGTTTGGCATCGGCATGGTCAGTCTAAAACACTCTCACCATATCGCCTGTCTTGCCGCCTATCTGCTGCCACTGGTCGAGCAGGGACTGATGCCTATCATCATGAGCTCGGACCCATCAGTGGCCTCGGTCGCCCCCTTTGGCGGTACCGCTCCGGTCATCACGCCCAACCCAATCGCTGTCGGCATACCCGGTCGCGAACAGCCGATGCTGATCGACGTCAGCATGTCGACGGTGACCAACGGCACGGTCAATCAGGCGCGCGCGGCCGGCGAGCACCTGGAGCACCCGGTGATTCTCGACAGCCAAGGTGTGGCGAGTGATGATCCTGAGAGCTTCTTCGGTGACCCAGGCGGCAGCATCCTGCCGCTCGGGGGGCTGGACTTTGGCCACAAGGGTTTCGCCCTGGGGCTGATGGTCGAGGCACTGACCGCAGCGCTCAGTGGTTACGGTCGCAAGGATGCCCCTCAGGGCTGGGGTGCAGCGGTGATGGTGATGGTCATCGATCCAGCCCGCTTCGGCGGCCAAGCAGCGTTCCTGGATGAAACCGATCACTTGGTGAGGCGTTGCCTTGACGCCTCGCCCGGCGAAGCCGGAAAGAGCGTACGTCTGCCAGGACAGGCCGGCCTGCGTAAACGTGAAGAGTATCGCCGCGAGGGCATTCCGCTGCCAGCAGACGTGGTCAGCGCGCTGCACCGGGCAATTGCCGGCTCGCCAAGGGCCGACGAGCTCTCGCTATCCTGA
- a CDS encoding tripartite tricarboxylate transporter TctB family protein, with amino-acid sequence MKDVILGLGFMVLGGGVYAVAQQYPTLPSLQYGPSLFPSLIGGGFFLGGLVLAASRLRTLLSLAGNGATRREPIDLRGLMTALVPCLLVVFYVLCSDTLGAALTMTLIMTALMRLRGVSWLLAIGVSVVAAFAITLIFSRYLLIPLPEGQLGLWG; translated from the coding sequence ATGAAAGATGTCATCCTCGGGCTGGGCTTCATGGTGCTGGGCGGCGGCGTATACGCCGTCGCCCAGCAGTATCCCACCCTACCTAGTCTGCAATACGGGCCGTCCCTTTTTCCCTCCCTCATCGGAGGAGGGTTCTTCCTGGGCGGCCTGGTACTGGCCGCGAGTCGTCTCAGGACGCTGCTAAGCCTTGCTGGCAACGGCGCCACACGACGTGAGCCAATCGACCTGCGCGGCCTGATGACCGCTCTGGTGCCCTGCTTGCTGGTGGTCTTCTATGTACTGTGCAGCGACACCCTCGGCGCTGCGCTGACGATGACGTTGATAATGACGGCACTGATGCGGCTTCGCGGCGTGTCCTGGCTGCTCGCAATTGGTGTCTCGGTGGTCGCCGCATTTGCGATCACCTTGATCTTTTCACGCTATCTGCTCATTCCCCTCCCCGAGGGGCAACTGGGTCTCTGGGGGTAA
- a CDS encoding tripartite tricarboxylate transporter substrate binding protein yields MNKTNKRHLLTGTAAMLVLAMSGPVLADYPEKPITIIVPWAAGGGTDATARTIAKALEEQLGKTVNVVNRTGGSGVVGHTAIAMAKPDGYTLGLITGEINMMHWQGLTQLTYEDYTPIAQINYDYAGVQVASDAPYDTVDELVTMIAEQPKGTYKASGTGQGGVWHLAFAGFLMDQGMAPDQVTWIPSQGAAPAMTELAAGGIDIVPSSVPEARSMVEAGKAQSLAIMAPHRIDSFPDVPTLGETLDTDYQIGEWRGIAGPEGMDPEVVAILEEALDAAYHSDTYQNFMAKQGFGTEWRNANDFGDFMADMDAKFGQIVDQVGLAK; encoded by the coding sequence ATGAACAAGACAAACAAGCGACACCTGCTGACCGGCACCGCAGCCATGCTGGTACTGGCAATGTCCGGCCCTGTACTAGCCGATTACCCAGAGAAGCCGATCACCATCATCGTGCCTTGGGCCGCAGGCGGTGGCACCGATGCCACTGCACGTACCATTGCCAAGGCGCTCGAGGAGCAACTGGGCAAGACCGTCAACGTCGTCAACCGCACCGGCGGCAGCGGTGTCGTCGGCCATACCGCCATTGCCATGGCCAAGCCGGATGGTTACACGCTGGGCCTGATCACCGGCGAGATCAATATGATGCATTGGCAGGGCCTGACCCAACTGACCTATGAGGACTACACTCCGATCGCCCAGATCAACTACGACTACGCAGGCGTACAGGTCGCTAGCGATGCACCCTATGACACCGTCGATGAGCTAGTGACAATGATCGCCGAGCAGCCCAAGGGTACCTACAAAGCCTCCGGCACCGGCCAGGGCGGTGTCTGGCATCTCGCCTTCGCCGGCTTCTTGATGGATCAAGGCATGGCGCCCGATCAGGTGACCTGGATTCCCAGCCAAGGGGCCGCACCGGCAATGACCGAGCTCGCCGCCGGCGGGATCGACATCGTGCCGAGCTCGGTTCCCGAGGCACGCTCGATGGTTGAGGCGGGCAAGGCCCAGAGCCTAGCCATCATGGCCCCGCATCGCATCGACAGCTTCCCCGATGTCCCGACTCTGGGCGAAACGCTCGATACCGACTATCAGATCGGTGAATGGCGCGGCATCGCCGGCCCAGAGGGCATGGATCCCGAGGTCGTCGCTATTCTCGAGGAAGCCCTCGACGCCGCCTACCACAGCGATACCTACCAGAACTTCATGGCCAAGCAGGGCTTCGGCACCGAATGGCGCAACGCCAATGACTTCGGTGACTTCATGGCCGACATGGATGCCAAGTTCGGCCAAATCGTCGACCAGGTTGGCCTGGCCAAGTAA